The proteins below come from a single Chryseobacterium bernardetii genomic window:
- a CDS encoding helix-turn-helix domain-containing protein, protein MKKMIPSHHNQLENSTVRLMPLSVFYEKQAEIHRDDHYMFILQKKGDFTLEVDFKIIEMKGASLCFVAPGQIHQSIHQKDNEGWFLFAEAGSISEWYREVLDMHQWIHQAVSIEENDLIFDLLILLGKTERETMIHHLSIERSLADATIGIIVSRISESPVLPPQNNSQKYLITKQFKKLIADYFKSTKQVQQYAQLLSITPLYLNETVKEVTGYPASFWIQQKILWEARRLLFYTTMNVKEIAFELGYEDHVYFSRFFKKGTGTTALEFRAKKP, encoded by the coding sequence ATGAAAAAGATGATCCCCTCCCACCACAATCAATTGGAAAATTCAACAGTAAGACTGATGCCTCTCTCTGTTTTCTATGAGAAACAAGCCGAAATTCACCGGGATGACCATTATATGTTTATTCTTCAGAAAAAAGGCGATTTCACACTGGAAGTTGACTTTAAAATTATTGAAATGAAAGGCGCCTCACTATGTTTTGTAGCTCCCGGCCAGATACATCAGTCCATTCACCAGAAAGATAATGAGGGCTGGTTTTTATTTGCAGAAGCCGGAAGTATTTCAGAATGGTACCGGGAAGTTCTGGATATGCATCAATGGATCCATCAGGCTGTCAGTATTGAAGAAAATGACCTGATTTTTGATCTCCTTATCCTGCTCGGAAAAACGGAAAGAGAGACAATGATACACCACCTTTCCATAGAACGTTCCCTGGCCGATGCTACTATTGGAATCATTGTTTCGAGAATTTCAGAATCTCCGGTATTGCCGCCTCAGAACAATAGCCAGAAGTACCTCATTACAAAGCAGTTCAAAAAGCTTATTGCCGATTATTTTAAAAGTACCAAGCAGGTACAGCAATATGCTCAGTTATTGTCTATTACTCCACTTTATCTGAATGAAACAGTAAAAGAGGTTACAGGCTATCCTGCCAGTTTCTGGATTCAGCAGAAAATTCTTTGGGAAGCACGGCGTTTACTATTTTATACAACCATGAATGTGAAAGAGATCGCTTTTGAACTGGGATATGAAGATCATGTTTATTTTTCACGTTTCTTTAAAAAGGGAACTGGAACAACGGCTTTAGAGTTCAGAGCAAAAAAACCATGA
- a CDS encoding coiled-coil domain-containing protein, with product MDSTYFFSAFGTFGNPNGFRQSFFLGGNKNIAKEIRTFDLKTDAIKLFPQSKIYAIRKDYAGGSHLISYSVYTFAKEQNSDRGGTFIGSSLLFVNKIASEGIIVNALNEFQRHLEKHNLSEGTITVNHSDHFSIQKPKDFDKIGFNIREVDELNFSQSNNNFLVVYCETNAGQLQHFFNKAIDLLNVYDTIYFTQSHEIGEFVKQKGIFKIVDSNGFTKELDHLEEERIRNLQNMIAELEKEKESLNDEKTKLLEDLNRQISLNEKRHQDNEAKIKESKNGIEVIKKEYHQYSEKIEEIIKSLTSDGKVEAAKKKYMENKRSFADSIRQKKNIESLSSLSSQNGKFQPMGNQPYANAGGLAGFHSSGMEQKKEFELDGFKVATLILSLLLIGTLVLCFMWMPEKYLAVFSQ from the coding sequence ATGGACAGTACATATTTTTTCTCCGCATTCGGCACTTTCGGGAACCCGAATGGTTTCAGGCAGTCTTTTTTCCTGGGCGGCAACAAGAACATTGCCAAAGAAATCAGGACCTTTGATCTAAAAACTGATGCTATCAAGCTGTTCCCGCAAAGCAAAATCTATGCTATCCGGAAAGATTATGCCGGTGGAAGCCACCTCATCTCCTACTCTGTTTACACCTTTGCCAAGGAACAGAATTCGGACAGAGGCGGTACATTTATCGGTTCGAGCCTGCTCTTCGTGAATAAAATTGCTTCTGAGGGAATTATCGTCAATGCACTGAACGAATTTCAGAGGCATCTTGAGAAACATAACCTTTCAGAGGGAACTATTACCGTCAATCATTCTGATCATTTTTCCATCCAAAAACCAAAAGATTTTGATAAGATAGGATTTAACATCCGGGAAGTGGATGAGCTTAACTTCAGCCAATCCAACAATAATTTTCTTGTGGTATATTGTGAAACCAATGCCGGCCAGCTCCAGCACTTTTTTAACAAAGCTATTGATCTTTTGAACGTTTATGATACTATTTATTTTACCCAAAGTCATGAAATTGGAGAATTTGTAAAGCAAAAAGGAATTTTTAAAATTGTAGATTCCAATGGATTTACAAAGGAGCTTGACCATCTTGAGGAGGAAAGAATCCGGAATCTTCAAAACATGATTGCTGAGCTTGAAAAAGAAAAAGAGAGCTTAAATGATGAGAAAACGAAACTGCTTGAAGATCTCAACAGACAGATTTCGCTAAATGAAAAACGGCATCAGGATAATGAAGCTAAAATAAAAGAATCCAAAAACGGCATTGAGGTTATTAAGAAAGAATATCATCAGTATTCAGAAAAAATAGAGGAAATTATTAAATCTCTTACTTCTGACGGAAAGGTAGAAGCTGCTAAAAAAAAGTATATGGAAAACAAAAGATCGTTTGCAGACAGTATCCGCCAAAAGAAAAATATAGAATCCCTCTCTTCTCTCTCTTCCCAGAATGGAAAGTTTCAGCCAATGGGAAATCAGCCATATGCTAACGCTGGTGGACTTGCGGGTTTCCACAGTTCCGGCATGGAGCAGAAAAAAGAGTTTGAGCTTGATGGCTTCAAAGTAGCTACATTAATTTTATCATTACTGCTGATTGGCACATTAGTTTTATGCTTTATGTGGATGCCGGAAAAATACTTAGCGGTATTTTCCCAGTAG
- a CDS encoding FAD-dependent oxidoreductase, with translation MIQKHTNKRIAIIGAGLGGLCLTQGLKKNGINCTIFEKDSAANIRTQGYRIRVNEPGIQALQACLTHDLYNLFINTCAASYRGMNVLTTHLQSSQNDLVESWSDGVSEIPDLKSNRLTLREILLQGLNKNIHFGKELTDWKELDNDEVELSFADGTTYTADLVIAADGVHSRIGKEYCKDQKVNTGNITIYGRTFYSPEALKAISPELQKGTSVIIENQYSLIVDAMVFSFSQKDTSWDILSSVSNYFYWAFIGNPEAFGLSQADFYDHSGEEVFHIIRQLTADWHPQLKALFEYSDQKSLSVTPVRSSLPKAPWPSGNITALGDAVHTMSPAGGVGANTAFIDAALLTENIINNSSISAAIADYEDKMRIYSNQAVELSLQGGAILHGANEKDE, from the coding sequence ATGATACAAAAGCACACCAACAAACGTATAGCCATTATAGGAGCCGGATTAGGGGGTTTATGCCTGACCCAGGGATTAAAAAAGAATGGAATAAACTGTACCATCTTTGAAAAAGACTCTGCCGCCAATATCCGCACACAGGGATACAGGATCAGGGTAAATGAACCGGGAATACAAGCATTGCAGGCATGCCTCACCCATGATTTGTACAATCTTTTCATCAATACCTGTGCAGCAAGCTACCGCGGAATGAATGTATTAACAACCCATCTCCAGTCTTCCCAAAATGATTTGGTGGAATCATGGAGTGACGGTGTAAGTGAGATCCCGGATCTGAAGTCCAACCGCCTCACCCTTCGTGAAATTTTATTACAGGGACTGAATAAAAATATCCATTTCGGAAAAGAGCTTACGGATTGGAAAGAACTCGACAATGATGAAGTTGAACTTTCATTTGCGGATGGAACAACTTATACTGCGGATCTGGTTATTGCTGCTGACGGTGTTCATTCCAGAATTGGAAAAGAATATTGTAAAGACCAGAAAGTGAATACCGGAAATATTACGATTTACGGAAGAACTTTTTATTCCCCGGAGGCTTTAAAAGCAATTTCACCGGAACTACAGAAAGGAACATCCGTTATTATAGAAAACCAGTATTCTCTGATCGTAGATGCAATGGTTTTCAGTTTTTCTCAAAAAGATACTTCCTGGGATATTTTAAGTTCTGTTTCTAACTATTTCTATTGGGCTTTTATAGGAAATCCGGAGGCTTTTGGACTTTCGCAGGCTGATTTTTATGATCATTCAGGAGAAGAAGTTTTTCATATCATTCGCCAGCTTACCGCCGATTGGCATCCTCAGCTTAAAGCTTTATTTGAGTATTCCGATCAAAAATCACTTTCCGTTACCCCTGTACGATCCTCTTTGCCTAAAGCGCCCTGGCCATCAGGAAACATTACCGCATTAGGTGATGCTGTACATACCATGAGCCCGGCAGGAGGTGTAGGGGCTAATACTGCCTTTATAGACGCAGCCCTTTTAACAGAAAACATCATAAATAACAGCAGCATTTCTGCAGCCATTGCAGATTACGAAGATAAAATGCGAATATACAGCAATCAGGCAGTAGAGCTCTCTTTACAGGGCGGAGCGATCCTTCATGGCGCTAATGAAAAGGATGAGTAA
- a CDS encoding serine hydrolase domain-containing protein, whose translation MTKTASSVFLFFFLFFNTYAQLPKTDPLYQTIMARDSLLFSVGFNMCNSKQMEELLSEHLEFYHDKDGFSDKQKFLTDFKNGLCKSPDVYRSKRVLADKSTQIYPMFKDGKVYAAIQNGEHLFYEKQGSRAEKLVGGAKFINFWLLENNDWKLAKSFSFDHHAKEKTDQETVFNNDQEIGNWLKENKIPALGLGIIEDGALKQIKMFGEIKKEYSAPYNAYFNVASLTKPVTAMVALRLISLGSWKLDEPLDTYWTDPDIASDPRHEKLTTRLILSHQTGFPNWRWMNADRKLNFQFEPGTKYQYSGEGFEYLRKALEKKFKKPLEQLARELIFNPLQMNDTDYIWDQNTDESRFTVGYDEEGKHYPVEKNKTANAADDLHTTIGDYGNFMVSVMKGKGLMPNIFKEMIKKQVKIKEDTYFGLGWLVYDLGNGNYALSHSGADHGTRCIAFLLPQSGKGLLIFTNSDNGYKVYEKLVLHYLGEEGKKIADIENK comes from the coding sequence ATGACAAAAACAGCTTCATCTGTATTTCTTTTTTTCTTTCTGTTTTTTAATACTTATGCTCAACTGCCGAAAACAGATCCTCTTTACCAGACAATAATGGCAAGGGACAGCCTTCTTTTTTCTGTAGGATTTAATATGTGTAACAGTAAACAGATGGAGGAGCTGCTGAGTGAGCATCTCGAATTCTATCATGATAAAGACGGCTTTTCAGATAAACAGAAATTCTTGACCGACTTTAAAAATGGTCTTTGTAAATCTCCGGATGTTTATCGTTCCAAAAGAGTTCTGGCTGATAAAAGCACTCAAATCTATCCCATGTTTAAAGATGGAAAAGTGTATGCAGCTATACAGAACGGGGAACATCTGTTTTATGAAAAACAAGGCAGCCGGGCAGAAAAATTAGTAGGTGGGGCTAAGTTTATCAATTTCTGGCTTTTGGAGAATAATGATTGGAAATTAGCAAAGTCATTCAGTTTTGATCATCATGCCAAAGAAAAAACCGATCAGGAAACGGTCTTTAATAACGATCAGGAAATAGGAAATTGGTTGAAAGAAAATAAAATTCCGGCTCTTGGACTGGGAATTATTGAAGATGGGGCATTGAAACAGATCAAAATGTTTGGTGAAATTAAAAAAGAATATTCAGCTCCCTATAATGCCTATTTCAATGTGGCCTCTCTTACTAAGCCCGTTACAGCAATGGTAGCTTTACGTCTGATAAGCCTTGGAAGCTGGAAACTGGATGAACCTCTGGATACTTATTGGACAGATCCGGATATTGCCAGTGATCCGAGGCATGAAAAATTAACAACCCGGCTTATTCTTTCTCATCAGACTGGATTCCCCAACTGGAGATGGATGAATGCTGACCGAAAACTCAACTTTCAGTTTGAGCCGGGAACGAAATATCAATATTCAGGAGAAGGATTTGAATACCTGCGGAAAGCTCTGGAAAAGAAATTTAAAAAGCCGCTGGAGCAGCTTGCCCGGGAACTGATCTTTAATCCTCTTCAAATGAACGATACAGATTATATCTGGGATCAGAATACCGATGAATCCAGATTTACAGTAGGATATGATGAGGAAGGAAAGCATTATCCGGTAGAAAAAAATAAGACAGCCAATGCCGCTGATGATCTGCATACAACAATCGGGGATTACGGGAATTTTATGGTAAGTGTGATGAAAGGGAAAGGGCTGATGCCCAATATTTTTAAGGAAATGATAAAGAAGCAGGTAAAAATAAAAGAAGATACTTACTTTGGATTAGGGTGGTTAGTTTATGACCTGGGAAATGGAAACTATGCCTTGTCTCATAGCGGTGCAGATCATGGTACAAGATGTATTGCATTTCTATTGCCCCAGTCAGGTAAAGGGCTTCTGATTTTTACCAATTCAGATAATGGTTATAAAGTATACGAAAAGCTGGTTCTTCATTATCTGGGAGAAGAAGGAAAGAAAATTGCCGATATAGAGAATAAGTAA